The Lemur catta isolate mLemCat1 chromosome 17, mLemCat1.pri, whole genome shotgun sequence genome segment TATGGGTTTGAAATAAAACTCCATTGATATGAGCCAGGGGCCTTGGCTGGTCAGAAGAGGAAGTTACCTGGAAAATCAGGCATGTGTAAAGTGGATTGGCATTCAAGCTGGCCTTAAGGTGTACATTGTCTTACACCTGCAGAGATGGGGGTGTCCTCTTTTTAGCTAGAGAAATCACCCCAAATGAAAGAGTGGCCTGGTCTAGCTGGAACATGGATTTTAGCTGTTACAACCTAAAGAAATGTTATCTTAAATGGagtcattccttttcattttctgatcCAAATGTCAGCTTTTGCCTGACATGTGAGAACTTTATTCTGTGGCCTACAGTACTGGGATTACGGAAATCCACGAAGTTCCAAGGACTTGGGTGGGGTTGAGTGTTGAGGATGATGATAGTGATGGTCAGTGAGTTATTCCCCCAAAATGTCTTCTGCTCTGCACAGGGTAGCTCGTGTCCGTGACTTAATGCACTGCCATCATGTGGTGCAGATGCCATTCTCTCATTTgatagatgagaagactgagcTGCAGATAGGTTCAGGGGCTTCCCTGAAGTCCTAGCCATCTTTCTGTCAGACCTTGGCCTCCCCGTATTTTCCTTTGAACCAAGAGTCCGCCCAGTGCACCAGTGGGCAGCGTTGGTCTACACCCAGACTCCTTGCTTGCTGGTCTTTGCTCTTTGACATCCCCAAGTGCCTGCTGAGTGCCAGGTACCATCAATGTCCCCTCCCACCATCCCTCCGGTCATAAGGTAGCTGAGAGAGAGCCCAGGTAGACATCTGCCTGAAGTAAAGGACTGGAATTGTCACGTGTGTCTTCTGTTTTCTCATGGGTAGCTGGTGAAAACACGTGCTCAGCCTCTCATGGAATAAGCCCAGGGCCCTTGCCTGTGCAAAGAAGTACTTTTGTCTCTGGGACGAGGAGCCGCCTTCCCAGTTTTCCATTCTGTCATGGCTGCTGATGCTGTGCCTGACTCTGAAAAGACTTCTTCCTGTCCAGGGTTTTCCTCTCAACAACAAACAGCCCCTCCTTTAGTGTGTCCTGAGCTTAGCTCCCTCCTCAGAGCAAGCTCCTCATGTCTGGGGtcctgtctcccccacccacTGATTAATTTAGGGCaccttttttaaaatctcttccctTTTGCTGGATTCTCATAACCTGGACTTTCATTATAATAGTCTATTGCAGACTTATTCTTTTTACTTGAGTTGCCGTAGTTACCAactttgtatataaaataatcattcccCACCCTTTATTCTCCCACTAGAAATTTCACTGTTTTCTGCTGTGACCTTTGCAGAAGGAATTTGATGACTTTTTAATCCTTTCCTTTCTGGCTGTACCACCAGCAAACGTTTCTTGCTCTCCTTTTTACGGCTCTTTACTCCAGAGTCTAGATTTTGCTTGGGCTTCAGATGCCTGCTTCATTTTGCAGTGTTTTCAGATACAGAGCCATAGCCCACTCAGCCGGTGACCCAGAAAGAGGATTATGAGAGGGGAAacaactgaattaaaaaaaaaaatctgccctaAACTGGTTCTACCTGTATTATTTTGATTGTgaggaatataaacaaaaattatataattacagGGGAAGTGAGGTCTTTCAGATTGTGGTCAAAAACCTAAAGCTTTTGTCTTGTACATCAAATCATCTTGGATTAGCCTAGAACTCCCAAACCACTGGCTTTGGTCAACTGTGTGGCTTGGTAATTTCAGGGCTGTTTTGGGTTAGCGGAGTATCATCCAGATCATAGGTCTCTCTGTAGTCATCAAATACCTTCCAGGTATGGGCTTACTGTGCCACCAGTGCTTGGGCTTACTGTGCTTTATGGGATTTGCTTGAAGATGGCAGTCACCAGCTTTCCTGGAGTTTCAAGCCCACACAATTTAATTCTACCTTTTATGCATTTACTTCAGACTCCACTGTTCCTGCCAGACTTAGATTCACACCTTTCTTGTCTATTTGTCCTGTATTCCATTACCCATTTAGTCTCTCAGACTAGAATTCCCTTTTTGCTTCCCCTGACTGACTTACTGCCTGTCCTTCAAAGGGCATCTCAAGTCCTGTCCCTTCTGACTTCTTCAGGTCTGGTGATTCCTGCCCACCTTCACTGTTCAGAGAAGTTGACCTTGATGCAGATGTGTGGCTTATGATGGTTACTGCTGTGGTTAGCTGTCCTCTCCTTGAAACTAAGCTTCATAGAGACAGGGGCATGTTATGTGCCTACCTTGTGCTAGGCATATGGTAGGCTTGCAGAAAATGTTGATGGATTGGAGTGTGCCTCTGAAATAAACAGAACTGTAGTACCATTCCAGATGCATTAACAAGAATCATTGTACAAGTCAGGGAAGACAAGAAGGAACATTTGCCTGGCATTGAGTAACAGTGGTAATAGAAGCAATAGACGTTTGACAGCCATCTCACTTGCTTTACCTTGTCTCATCTTCCCAGCAGTCCTGGGAGATAAGGGTGGCCTGCTGCTGCCTGTTTGGAAACAGTATAGTGAAACAAAATGGTTTTGCAGTCAACCAGATAATGGTGAACCTGAGGTTCCACCCAGGCCTCTTAATTCCAAACCCCAGGTGCTTGACACCAGCCCGTAATGCCTGTGACATTCCTTGACTTATCCCGTGTGAGTAGAAACAGGGCTCAGTGCCGATTATGCGGATCTCTTGGAGCAGTTGTTTGTCACATCTGTCACTCTCACTATATTATATTGCATCCTTTTAGTCTAAACATATAGTGTGAATGTGTCCATCTCACTCAAGTTCTTATCTTCCTTTGATTTAGGAGAAAGGATCCTGGGTTATGCTGAGGAACCCTGCTATCTCTGGTTTGTCATGGAGTTCTGTGAAGGTGGAGACCTGAATCAGTACGTCCTGTCCCGGAGGCCAGACCCAGCCACCAACAAGAGCTTCATGCTACAGCTCACAAGCGCCATTGCCTTCCTGCACAAAAACCACATCGTGCACAGGGACCTAAAGCCGGACAACATCCTCATCACAGAGCGGTCTGGCACCCCCATCCTCAAGGTGGCAGACTTTGGACTAAGCAAGGTCTGTGCCGGGCTGGCACCCCGAGGCAAAGAAGGCAATCAAGACAACAAAAATGTGAATGTGAATAAATACTGGCTGTCCTCAGCCTGCGGCTCAGACTTCTACATGGCTCCTGAAGTCTGGGAGGGACACTACACGGCCAAGGCAGACATCTTTGCCCTGGGCATTATCATCTGGGCAATGATAGAAAGAATCACTTTTATTGACTCTGAGACCAAGAAGGAGCTCCTGGGGACCTATATTAAACAGGGGACTGAGATCGTCCCTGTTGGTGAGGCGCTGCTAGAAAACCCAAAGATGGAGTTGCACATCCCCCAGAAACGCAGGACTTCCATGTCTGAGGGGATCAAGCAGCTCTTGAAAGATATGTTAGCTGCTAACCCACAGGACCGGCCTGATGCCTTTGAACTTGAAACCAGAATGGACCAGGTCACATGTGCTGCTTAAAATTCAGGGCTAAGCATCTTGGGTGTTTTTAAACTAGGTGAGTGCTCTCTTTTGTTCACACACTTACTGGCCTGGGTTCTTCATCCTGGGCCCTGGGGTGGTGGGCcctggagttgggggtgggaggttgCAGGTTTGAAGAAAACTTAGTGTTGATTATCAAAGATCCCCCCCCAAGTCTTGGTAAGGAGATATGTGGAATTAACTGAGTACAAGTTGGAAAGTCTAGAGAAGTCTTCTGAGAGGAGATGGTATTTGAGCTGAATCTCTGAgtttttagaaatactttttctCATCAAGTCATAAATACTGTAGAAAATGTGCAAAAGAGGTACAATTTTTCAGAGAATAAACACTTTCTAGTCATATCCCTGCTACTCAGACATCCAGTTCAGTGTAATTTAGATCTTGCTATATAGTTAGAGTTTTGTTTCATGCTTTTTACTCAACACTAATCTGAGCATTCCCCATGTCATACTTCGAAAGTATGGCTTTCAGTGACTGTATGACACTCCATTATATGTACCATAATGTAATCATTCTCCTATTCCAGATACCAGATTGTTTCTCCATGTTAGGTGCTGTAAAGGATGTATTGGTGAATATTCTTATATGGAAGTCTTTGTTTATTTAACAGATTTATTGTGAGCTTTTTATTTGTCAAGTAGTCATGCACCATGTAAGATTTAGATGAGTTGATGGACTACATATGACCTGGTGCCATAAAACTATaagggagctgaaaaattccttttgCCTAGTGATGTCACAGCCATCGTAACTTCAGCATGCAATGCATTACCTTTTCTGTTGAGATACAAAAATAGTTACCAGCATGTTACAGTGGCCTGTggtattcaatacagtaacatgctgtacaggtttgtagcctaggaacaatggGCTATATACCCTCTAGGTTTGTaaaagtacattctatgatgtttgcacaactatAAAATTGCCTGTCAAAGCATTGCTTAGAACATACCGCCATTGTTAAGTGGCACAGGATTTGCCATGCTAGCTTCTGGAGTAATATGATAAGCAAAATCAGAAACTTGCCCCATCTTGAATTCTGCAGCTTAATTAAGGAGAGGTATGTTCCTCAATATTTATCATAGTTACCCATCTTGAATTCTGCAGTTTAATTAAGGAGAGGTATGCTCCTCAGTatttatcatagttattttaCCATGAAGGAGAAGAGGTATTAAGGGAAATTAACCTTGCAGTTGTTAGTGCCCAGAGTCAAGAGAAGGGAACTAGGGTAGAGGGGAGCATCCCAGGCAGAAGGATTAGCCTCTGCAAAGGACCTGAGGCCAGAGGGAGCCTGACTGGACCGCCATGGGTTAGTAAGGAACATACAAAATGTGGACGTCGGAAAGGACAGGAACCTGCCAGGAGAGGGAACAGTGTGGACAGAGAGGTTGAGGTAGAAAACCCAAAGGTATGTACCAGGAGCAGCAGGGTAGTTAAGTTAGACCAGAGTGTGAAACGTGAACAAGGAAGTAAGATGAGAAGTTGACCACCATAAATGCTAGGTATTTACACATGTGCCATTTCATTTCACCTTTAGAACCCTGGAAGGGGTTAAGTAATTTACCCCTGATCCTCCTAAGTTAAGGTCAGGTCTATCTTAGTCAAGCAGGatccctcttttttcttctaatgtcAGTATGGCAGCTAGGAGTAAGGTACTGTAGTATTTTGCTGAAGCCTTGAGGTGAGCTGATGGGGGGGTGGTGTTGATCCTAATGATCATTGGGTAGGAGCCTCAGGAACCATCAGATACAGGGCCTTCTGTTACCCAGGTGAGTTCTTAGTTTGTTCCTTTCCCTTCATCTCCCTCAGATTTCTAGGTGGAGTTGGTTCTTACTAGCTTAAGCCTGGTTTTATCTCTCTCGGTGAATGTATTTCTGGAGTGAGTCACCAGTTCAATtcttcattccacaaacatttattgagtaccttccAGGTGCCAGGCCAATTTGTCCTACTACTCAGTGGGGAAGAGAGCAACATTCCCCAAAGCTAGGTTTGGGGTAATGCCATGTTAGAAACCAAAAGGGTTGGCTAGACagtgttttcattgtattttgtgCTGTCACTTCCTATTTTTCCATCtcatcttttctgctttttgaaagaCCTCTTAGAATTCAAGTTTGCTCTGTCATGGGAAGGTTGTCATTGGAAGATGGACCTGAATTTGGATTAGGATTATGGGGTTGTCACGACTAATTGAGATCAGGGTGCCCATTTGGCCAGCCACACTTGGGATTTGTGCTGTTTTGCAGGGCACAGTTTTAGCTAAATAGGAGTGATTCCTTCACCTAGGAGAAATAGGTGCccttgagaagaaaagaaagaaaaattaggaatCGAGTTACAGTCCCAGGCTGCTAGGTTAATTCATTTTGTGGCTCTGACAGCTAATTAGTACAGCAGTGGTGGTGCCAGTTTGGCCATAGCCTATCCTGCCCTGTCCTAGGTGAGCACTTAGAATTGTGGGCTGGGGCCCAGGTCTGTGACCAAAGCCAAACCTATGGTGCCAAAGCTTGAGATCAGTTGTGTTGTAGATGAGCTGTATCTGGCTGGTCAGAGGGTTGAGTTGGGAAGAACATTGAGTCtaacctcccctccccctgccaaaCTTCTTAGATGGACAAGCTGCTTCCATTTATTCCACATATTTAATGGGAAACTAATTGTCAGGTACCATTTTAGACACAGATGATAcattagtgaacaaaacagacaaaaatgtttGCAGTGTGGAGCTTAACATTATATtgagaagacagacaataaacatggATAATGTACTAGGAAGTGCCAagtgctggggtgggaggaataGAGCCTGGCCAGGGGTAAGGGAGATCTGAATGGTGGGAGGTGGGATGTGGTATTGTGCTCTTAAGTGCAAGAGGTCAGAGTGGATCTCCTGGACACATTGACTGTGAAGCAAAGGTTAGTAGCTGAGGGAGTGAATCCTGAGGATTTCTGGGGAAAGAGCATCCCAGATAGAGGTAACAGTCAGTTTAAAGGCCTGAAAGCTCAACAGTGAGCAGGGAGAAGTATATAGAAAGAGGCTCGAGGGTAAGTAGGAGCCAGGTAGAGCAGGTCTAGGTCTGGTAGATaagattttgacttttatttttgagtGAGGTGGAAAGTCATCATATGTTCAGTTGTGTGATATCTGATCTTTTGAAAGGATCACTTTGGTCTTCTGTCCTAAAAGTAAACGATAGGGGAGCAAGTGAGGGGATAAGATGGGAGGCCACTGTTAATAATCCAGATAAGAGATGATGTTGGCTTAAAGCGATGGGGGTAGGGGAGAGGTGATGATGATTGGACTTTGAGtaggtatattttgaagtcagagtCAATGTGATTTCCTTCTGGATCAGTTGTGAGGTGTGCGAGAAAGGAATTAAAGATGATTCCAAAGTTTTGACCTATGCAGTTAGAAGGATAAAGTTGCCATTAAATGAGATAGGAAAGACATTAAGAGGAATAGGCTTGGCTGGGGAAAATTGGGTTTTAGATATCTGAAAGTTTGGTGTGCCTGTTTGGAATCCAAGCACAGATATAGAGTAGGCAATTGGAGTTCAGGGGAGGGAGTCCAACCTCGAGATACAAAATTAGATTGTCAGGTACTAGAGTGGGTGTAGATAGGTCAGAGGACTGAGCTCTAGGTTGTCTAACATTGAGcctggggagaaagaaaaaagccacagAGTACGCTGGGGCATATTCTGCTTGCAGGTTGAGGGAGATGAATTGACCATTAGGTTTAGTTAATGGAGAGTCCTTAGTGCTCACGGGCAGTTTTGGTGAAGAACGGGGGGCCCTCTAATGGAGTGGATctgagggaaagaagagaggaattgGAGAAATAGACCCATAATTCTCAGTTTTTGGTCTGAAAAGCCTCATTATGCTCTTGAAATTACGAACTCCACAGAGCTTTTGGTTTGGATTCTATCTGTGGATATTTgcagtattaaaaattaaaacaaatgttttaaatgttctttcaaatgaatgaataaataataaagcagTTACATGTTATCATgaatatcatattttatgtagtaattatttaaaatgccacTCTGTTTTTTTAGtgtttgcaaatctctttaatgttttaatagtcagctggattctcagttctgcaTTGTAATCTGGTATCATGTCACTCATCATGTTACTTCTGGAAAACTCCATTGTACACTTAGGagagaatgaaagtgaaaaagacagataatGTCCCACTGTCATTATGAAAGTGTTTGGCTTCAGACTCCTGAACCAGACCATGTCTTGTAGATGTCTCATTCTGAGGAACTTTGCTGTGAAGAGGAAGTGAGAAGTGGGTGATAGCCGGAGACCTAGAGAGAAGGGGGATTATGCAAGGTCCCGAATGAAGGAAGGGACAGAACTTGTCCACCCTCATTCCTGGCCCACTTTCCCATTGGGCTTGTGGCTTGCACTCCAGCTGCAGATAGTAAACATAGCACCAGTGTGATGAAAAAACACCTTAGTATTACTCTAGGATTATAGATTACAGAGTAGCATTTGAGTCAGGGCTAAGTGGTTTGATTTTGCGAAAGTGAAAGGAAATGCACTTGGGTTGGAAACTTGGGATTGCCCTGGAAAGATAGTTGCCTAGCACGGTTCAGGGATTGAGTCCTGTGTCTGGTTTACTGGCTGGGTGGCCTTCGGCAAATTGTTTCACctttttgggcctcagttttattatccataaaatggagttCATATTTATCTTATTGAGGTGGTTGGGGAAATGAATCACAACACGAGACTGTGAAAGTGTCCTGTATAAATGGTCAGCGTTACATGGCATACAGTAGAATTTTGGACACGCCTTCTGGCCTGAAGTGGAAGTATTGCCTTCCATTCCCCTCAGACAGTGCTCTTCAATAGCCTTGCTTCCGAAACCAAGCTGCAGTCCAGGGCACCGTATCCAAGCTTGTTCCAgaaaaatgtatctatttttaaagtttactaaATTATGGGTCTTATCTGTCCCTTATTTGTCACTTTTGGGAGATATTTACTAATTCTTAATGGTTCCTTCCAGCTAGCCACAAGCCTTACCCCAAGCAGGAAGCCAGCCAAACTGATGTTCCAGGTGCCACCACCCGCGTGTTACCAGGGAGAGTGTTGTGGGATGAGGGAATCTGCATTCGTGGCCAAGTCTGCTGTCTGATACACAAACCTCCGTTACTAGGGCCTTCTGAAGCCAAAGCCCTCTAATGACGTCTTTTTGGAGTGGGCAGCTAAGGCCTGCTGAAGGAAATCAGATGTTGGTGTGACCTGAGAGATCACAATAAATAATTCTATGCTACATGAGATCTTGGTGTAGCTGCTTAACATCAGAAAAAGAAGTCAGGCCTAATTTCTTGGAATAATAGATGATATATTTGTCCCCGGTCTGGGGTCCAGAGATACGGCTCTAGGCTAACATGTTGGATGACCTGGGCTGGCCCTTGACCCGGGCTGCAGGTTTTACTTCTGTTTTATGAGATTTGGGGTTTTACCCTGGGAGTCCCCAGACTTCTAGTGCATTCCTAATGCTGTTACAGGGATTCGTAAGCCTTTTCAGTTTATCTTATAGGCAAGAAACAGCATATTTGCCTGTTGAAGTCATAGAAGCCAATTCACTTACCAACATCATTTTGGCTGGAATTATACCGAAATTGTGTCACGCTATAGGTGTCAAGTTAATGAGCAGTGAtgctaaaaaatggaaaagagatgcTTAATTAATGTGGTAGACTTAAACAGCAAAGCCTTCAAACAGTCCCTGgaggataaattaaaaaatagttttaagtgAGAAATTGGGACCCTAGGATTAGATAGGTCTCCAGGTCCCTTCTCTGTTGAGTGTGACAGCCCAGCTGTCAGGATGGCCATGAACTAGCCCCTGCCTCACAGGACTGCCCTCCCTGTGGGAGGTGGCAGCATGAGGCCATGGGTGAGACTTCTGCCCCTGGGGGAGCCTTGCCCCTCCTGAGTTGCAGATGCCTGTCCCAGGAGTGTGGTGCTCTAAGGGGTTAGGCTGTGAAGGTGACAGTGCTGAAATGACCaaagatgatgatggtgattatGATTAATGGCTGTCCCTGGGCTAAGTGCTTTATgactatttttcatttactttttttcaagTAAATTCCTGAAGGCCACAAAAGTAATAAGGGACTAAATCCATGGCTTTAACCAGTGTGGTGTATTGCCTCATTGGATCATCTATAAATTTAGAATGTTTTTGTGATTGAGTTCAACAAGCTCTTGAGCATGAAGTTAGAGGGGATTTCCTGCCCACCTGGCCCCGAGCAGTCTGAGATGAGTGGTGTGCACGTGGGACAGCTGGCACTCAGTGGGCTTCCAGTGGGAGGAAGGTCCTCTCCTACGCTGGCAAGTTCCCAGTGTGCCGAGGAGCAGCCAGGTAGCCCAAAAGACAGTAAAGGCAGGGAGAGTTCTTCCTACTGGAAGGTGTAACTGCCAGGGGGCTGAAGTGTAAGTGGTTTGGTTCTGCTCCAGAAGCCCATGCCAAATTGCCgggagggaggatgggagaaGGGAATTGCTGACCTGTACCTTGAAGAGGTTATTAGGTCCCTGAGAATGGGGGTTTTCTTTAAAGCAGAGATCACTGAGGGGGGGGGCATATGTGCATCTGTTGATTATCAGTTCTTAGATCCAGAGGGATCTAAAACCCCTGAGCCTCTTTTTGAGTCCCTGTCCATACAGTGGTGGTCACAGCCTCACGTGTCTCACGAGCACTTCAGAGAGCTATGCACGAGGGGAGTGATTGGGTGTGAAGTTTCAGTGTTTGGTTCTCTTTTCCCCCAGGAAATTAAAGCTCAGCCTTCCAACTGTGAAGACCCTGGTGGCTCTCGGTCCCTGTATACAAAGAGATGTGTCCCTTGGGGCCTCCTGTCTCTACTGGTGTTTTCTGAGGAGTTTTCTTCCCCAGGTGGAGAAGGCTGGTGTTTGTGTAAGGCCCGGGCAGCTCCTCAGTGGCCTGCTGTTGCCATCTCTTGATTGTTCCTGCTGCATCAACAGCAGGAAGCTGAGCTGTCAGTTATGTAATGGGGCTGATGGCCCCCAGGGATAATCTGTCCCTTGTAGCTCTGCAGGACGAAAGCATCCATGAGGGGACAGGCCTGCCCGGGGGCTGTTGACGTCAAGCCCCAGTTGCTGCTCA includes the following:
- the STK35 gene encoding serine/threonine-protein kinase 35 isoform X1; this translates as METGEDGARRGTQSPERKRRSPVPRAPSTKLRPAAAAQAMDPVESEAPGEAYLARRRPEGGGGSSRPRYSLLAEIGRGSYGVVYEAVAGRNGARVAVKKIRCDAPENVELALAEFWALTSLKRRHQNVVQFEECVLQRNGLAQRMSHGNKSSQLYLRLVETSLKGERILGYAEEPCYLWFVMEFCEGGDLNQYVLSRRPDPATNKSFMLQLTSAIAFLHKNHIVHRDLKPDNILITERSGTPILKVADFGLSKVCAGLAPRGKEGNQDNKNVNVNKYWLSSACGSDFYMAPEVWEGHYTAKADIFALGIIIWAMIERITFIDSETKKELLGTYIKQGTEIVPVGEALLENPKMELHIPQKRRTSMSEGIKQLLKDMLAANPQDRPDAFELETRMDQVTCAA